From the Micromonospora echinofusca genome, the window TGGTGGCCGCGATCCGCACGGTGGCCGCCGGGGACGCGGTGGTGGCGCCGCGGATCCTGCGGCGTCTGCTGGACCGCTTCGCCGACGTGCTGCCCGATCCCGCGGCCGCGCCGCCGCGGACGCTGAGCGCGTTGACCGAGCGCGAGCGGGAGGTGCTCGTGCACGTGGCCCGGGGGCTGTCCAACGCCGAGATCGCCCGGGCGTTGTCGGTCAGCGAGACCACCATCAAGACCCACGTCGGGCACGTGCTGACGAAGCTCGGGCTTCGCGACCGGGTGCAGGCCGTGGTGCTGGCGTACGAGTCGGGTCTGGTGCGCCCGCGCGCGTAGCGCCTCGTCGCCGACGGCGTGTGGGGCGTACCGCCGAGTGCGCCGCGCACGACGGCGCGGTTGTCGCCGTCACCTACCGTGACCGCAGGGGTCGTCGCGTGGTTGACCCTGACGCGGCGTCACTGTGCAGGATCGGTCCGGGCCGGTGGGAAGGCCCTCGACCGGCCGCCGACTCAGGGGCAACCCTGAGTCGGCGGTGGGGGGCACCCGCAGCGCGAAATCCGCCCCGGCTCCGACCGGAGTCGGACGGATCGCGGCGGGCGGGCACAGATGATGGGACTGCCGTGCCGGACCAGCGGGGGCGGCGCGGATCGAAGACAGACGGAAGAGGTAGATGACGTGACCGCGACGGTAGGCCAGCAGGCGCAGGCCGCGGCCCGGGCGAACGACGTGTGGAAGGTGTACGGCAGCGGCGAGGCGCAGGTCGTCGCGCTGCGGGGGGTCAGCGCGGAGTTCGAGCGCGGCCGGTTCACGGCGATCATGGGGCCTTCGGGCTCGGGCAAGTCGACGTTGATGCACTGCCTGGCGGGCCTGGACTCGGTGACCCGTGGCACGGTGTCGATCGGCGACACGAAGGTCACCGGGCTGGGCGACGCGGGCCTGACGAAGCTGCGCCGCGACAAGGTCGGCTTCATCTTCCAGCAGTTCAACCTGCTGCCGACGTTGACGGCCAAGGAGAACATCCTGCTGCCGTTGTCGATCGCCGGGCGCAAGCCGGATCCGGCCTGGTACGACACCGTGATCGCCACGGTCGGGCTGCGGGACCGCCTGGA encodes:
- a CDS encoding ABC transporter ATP-binding protein, which produces MTATVGQQAQAAARANDVWKVYGSGEAQVVALRGVSAEFERGRFTAIMGPSGSGKSTLMHCLAGLDSVTRGTVSIGDTKVTGLGDAGLTKLRRDKVGFIFQQFNLLPTLTAKENILLPLSIAGRKPDPAWYDTVIATVGLRDRLDHRPAQLSGGQQQRVACARALVARPEVIFADEPTGNLDSRAGAEVLNFLRNSVREHGQTIVMVTHDPTAAAYADRVVFLADGQIVSELIEPTAETVLDTMKKLDTPAEVGR